In Pseudomonas saponiphila, the genomic stretch GTGCTTATGTACACCCTTCGGCGGTGCTGATCGGTGATGTGATCGTCGGTCCGCACTGTTATGTCGGTCCGCTGGCCAGCCTGCGGGGGGACTTCGGGCGGATCATCCTCGAAGAGGGCGCCAACCTGCAGGACACCTGTGTCATGCACGGCTTTCCCGAGAGCGATACGGTGGTCGAGCGCAACGGCCATATCGGCCATGGCGCGGTGCTGCATGGCTGCCGGATCGGTGCCGATGCGCTGGTGGGCATGAACGCGGTGGTGATGGACAACGCGGTTATCGCGGCGCGATCTTTCGTTTCGGCGGCGGCTTTCGTCAAGGCCGGCTTTGTCTGTGAGCCGCAGTCGCTGGTGATGGGCGCGCCGGCTCGGGTCACGCGGACCTTGAGTGATCAGGAGGTGGCCTGGAAACAGGCCGGCACCCGTGAATATCAACACCTGACCCGACGCTGCCTGGCACAGATGCAGGTCTGTGAGCCACTGCCGCAGGTGGAGCCTGACCGGCCACGCTTTGCCGGTAGCCAGGTGCGTCCCAAGCACAGTCTTTGAGGCCAAGCGCGGCAATCACCAGCTCGGGCCGCTGCTGGCCGTTGAAACCCGCTATATTTCTTCCTTTTTGTCCGGTACGTCCATGTCGTCCCTCGCGCCACTGAATCATCTGATCAAACGCTTTCAGGAACAGACCCCGATCCGCGCCAGCTCGCTGATCATCACCTTGTACGGCGATGCCATCGAGCCCCATGGCGGCACGGTCTGGCTGGGTAGCCTGATCCAACTGC encodes the following:
- the paaY gene encoding phenylacetic acid degradation protein PaaY; protein product: MTCYSLDGLTPVVDPSAYVHPSAVLIGDVIVGPHCYVGPLASLRGDFGRIILEEGANLQDTCVMHGFPESDTVVERNGHIGHGAVLHGCRIGADALVGMNAVVMDNAVIAARSFVSAAAFVKAGFVCEPQSLVMGAPARVTRTLSDQEVAWKQAGTREYQHLTRRCLAQMQVCEPLPQVEPDRPRFAGSQVRPKHSL